In the Plodia interpunctella isolate USDA-ARS_2022_Savannah chromosome 6, ilPloInte3.2, whole genome shotgun sequence genome, one interval contains:
- the LOC128670566 gene encoding lysosomal proton-coupled steroid conjugate and bile acid symporter SLC46A3-like isoform X1 gives MSSETENGTKKERIHDEFTERDPLKETTKEDEIEKGFSEKCLYILNNVTLEPTMMLFIISAMISIITTQNLSLEKACRVDLNFTDEICSSLRSQDIEGQNQYERDTQKLLASAMAWKTYLTASIPCLMSLFVGAWSDITGHRKIFVIIPITGNILVCINSMIHTYFFYNMGLKAFVFSEAFIEAFSGGWCITFITIFSYISTITTEDNRTFRMGLVHFCLTVSFPIGTGLSGIMLKKLGYYGCYGIAASLQTVNLMYNVFVVKDPKRTPQQKKHDGKGVCHFFRTFFDFSNIKNTMHVIVKKTPDNRRLRLCILLLVVTILFGPMYGEISIMYMSTRYRFNWDEVKYSIFQTYNFITHTIGTIFSISVFSKYLQWHDSILGIISTLSKIAGSFVYCFAPNEKIFFIAPIVEILNGTSLLAMRSIVSKLVDPDELGKVNSLFGLTENLMPLLYVPLYTQVYTATMETLPGFVFLMGALMTTPAVIVFFWLLYEHRKNVRKMKALKTPMD, from the exons atgtcttcAGAAACGGAAAACGGAACAAAGAAAGAACGAATCCATGACGAGTTTACAGAACGTGATCCTCTAAAAGAAACGACAAAAGaagatgaaattgaaaaaggtttcagtgaaaaatgtttatatattctaaataatGTAACACTTGAGCCTACTATGATGCTGTTCATTATATCAGCGATGATATCAATTATTACCACTCAGAATTTGAGTTTAGAGAAAGCGTGCAGAGTGGATTTGAATTTTACCGACGAAATATGTTCATCGTTGAGATCGCAAGATATTGAGGGTCAAAATCAGTACGAGAGAGATACTCAAAAGCTGCTAGCTTCGGCCATGGCTTGGAAGACATACTTGACCGCTTCGATCCCGTGTCTGATGTCATTGTTTGTCGGAGCCTGGTCAGATATTACAGGGCACAGGAAAATATTCGTCATAATCCCAATCACGGGTAACATACTTGTGTGCATAAATAGTatgatacatacatattttttctacaatatGGGTTTGAAGGCGTTCGTGTTCAGTGAAGCGTTTATAGAAGCGTTCTCTGGTGGTTGGTGcattacatttataacaatattctcGTACATAAGCACGATAACGACCGAGGATAACCGCACGTTTCGTATGGGCCTCGTCCATTTTTGTCTGACGGTGAGCTTCCCTATCGGAACGGGATTAAGTGGGATAATGCTAAAGAAATTGGGATATTATGGGTGTTACGGAATAGCCGCTAGTTTGCAGACCGTGAATTTAATGTACAATGTTTTCGTAGTAAAAGACCCGAAAAGGACCCCGCAGCAAAAGAag cACGATGGTAAAGGAGTGTGCCACTTCTTTCGGACTTTCTTCGACTTCAGcaatatcaaaaatacaatGCATGTGATTGTGAAAAAGACACCTGATAATAGGCGATTGAGACTGTGCATCCTTTTGCTTGTTGTTACAATACTCTTTGGACCCATGTACG GTGAAATATCGATTATGTACATGTCAACTCGATATAGATTCAACTGGGACGAAGTTAAGTACAGTATCTTCCAGACATACAATTTCATCACACATACAATTG GTACAATATTCTCGATAAGCGTGTTTAGCAAATATCTGCAGTGGCACGACTCAATCCTGGGCATCATTTCAACACTGAGCAAGATTGCCGGGTCCTTCGTCTACTGCTTCGCTCCTAATGAAAAGATCTTCTTTATCG CTCCAAtcgtggaaattttgaatggTACGTCATTACTAGCTATGAGATCTATTGTATCCAAATTAGTGGATCCTGATGAATTAG GTAAAGTAAACTCCCTGTTCGGCCTGACCGAGAATCTGATGCCGTTGTTATACGTGCCCCTGTACACACAAGTGTACACGGCCACGATGGAAACTTTACCAGGATTTGTGTTCCTCATGGGCGCTCTAATGACCACCCCAGCTGTCATAGTGTTCTT